One genomic region from Natrarchaeobius halalkaliphilus encodes:
- a CDS encoding nucleotidyltransferase domain-containing protein: protein MDQRKTEHRSRDERGRTAERFVVDCVRAAIGNRRGRFDWVDADLEWDRVVALATKHGVSSLIVSAIETHSVQNVPDSHLQTLENRTKYVSQRNLRLFQEVATLSAAFQNEGISAIPYRGPVAGEVIFGSVGRREFGDLDFLVSRESIPDLRSVLLERGYDHQYVLETTGDLTENQRWAYARFSRDYAFVHRTEPFEVELHWRVVSRRFPSTIDLGTVWERRSTLPVAGTDVPVLGHEDRLLMLCVHGTRHRWERLMWLCDVCAYINTQSFDWDTVLERARRHSRERMLYLGLAVADELLGVGLPETVRRAIDRDPVIDSLTSHVRNRLFDEATYWHLDTKRYQARTLDRRRDRVAFWIKGAIEPDRGEIELLSLPRPLVPLYSLVRCFRIGRATLNRLLTPTKCGEKRNE, encoded by the coding sequence ATGGATCAGCGCAAAACGGAACACCGGTCGAGAGATGAGCGGGGTCGGACGGCCGAGCGATTCGTCGTGGACTGTGTGCGCGCGGCGATCGGGAACCGAAGAGGCCGCTTCGACTGGGTCGACGCCGACCTGGAATGGGATCGAGTCGTGGCACTTGCAACGAAGCATGGGGTCAGCTCTCTGATCGTCTCAGCGATCGAGACGCACTCGGTACAGAACGTTCCCGACAGTCATCTTCAAACGTTGGAAAACCGGACCAAATACGTGTCTCAACGGAACCTTCGACTGTTTCAGGAAGTCGCGACGCTCTCGGCTGCGTTTCAGAACGAGGGAATAAGCGCGATACCCTACCGGGGCCCGGTCGCCGGCGAGGTTATCTTCGGATCCGTCGGTCGACGCGAGTTCGGTGATCTCGACTTTCTCGTCTCGCGCGAGTCGATACCGGACCTCAGGTCGGTTCTTCTGGAGCGCGGATACGACCACCAGTACGTTCTCGAGACGACAGGCGACCTGACCGAGAATCAGCGGTGGGCCTACGCACGTTTCAGCCGCGACTACGCCTTCGTTCACCGGACCGAACCGTTTGAGGTTGAACTACATTGGCGCGTGGTTTCACGGCGGTTTCCGTCGACGATCGACCTCGGCACCGTCTGGGAGCGTCGGTCGACGCTTCCGGTCGCAGGAACGGACGTTCCCGTCCTCGGTCACGAAGACCGGTTGCTGATGCTCTGTGTCCACGGAACCCGGCATCGATGGGAGCGGCTGATGTGGCTGTGTGACGTCTGTGCATATATAAACACGCAGTCGTTCGACTGGGATACCGTTCTCGAGCGCGCCAGGCGGCACAGCCGCGAACGAATGCTATACCTCGGACTCGCGGTCGCCGACGAACTGCTCGGCGTCGGGCTTCCAGAGACCGTCCGTCGAGCGATCGACAGGGACCCGGTAATCGATTCGCTTACCAGCCACGTTCGTAATCGTCTGTTCGACGAGGCCACGTACTGGCATCTGGACACGAAACGGTATCAAGCGCGGACGCTCGATCGACGTCGGGACAGAGTTGCGTTCTGGATCAAAGGAGCGATCGAACCCGACCGGGGAGAGATAGAGCTCCTTTCGCTCCCACGACCACTCGTACCGCTCTACTCCCTCGTTCGGTGCTTTCGAATCGGGCGAGCGACGCTGAATCGGCTTCTAACTCCGACGAAGTGCGGAGAGAAACGCAATGAGTGA
- a CDS encoding ABC transporter ATP-binding protein, producing the protein MSENQVGLEEKLHALEEVIRYRPKYAAVILLLKLFAALFEGIGLTFLLPIIETAQTDGELTGEGTGPVAVFVRTYAVIGVSATLETLLFGLAVVMTIRYGTSFLLGWMQASLTTGYMAELRRQSYEALLSAEVSHVDAVDGDEVVNTIVTETQRSARVLTDVLGAIENVFFAIAYASVALILSPSLTLATIVVLGIVVFLTRYVLTPGYRIGDEIATANEEIQSLINAGVRGRREVKLFSMNGDLTDRYRRSHDRLVDTRVRLERNRVALGKINQLLNAFVVFVLVYLAVSFLSLSLAALGVFLFAMFRLSPLISRLNNTLYSIDGSLPHLVRTLTLIDSLERHSEPRDGAQAPSPVTSVEFDGVSFRYGHGDENADGNEDRSSGVSDVSLHLERGETVALVGPSGAGKSTIVSLLTGAYEPDDGARYANGVSLAEIDRGSWQERVAVVPQHPYLFTGTLRYNVAIGNPEATDAAIERVCEISQVSPFLEDLPNGLDTWLGDDGVRLSGGQRQRVAIARALLTGADVLILDEATSELDSPTAAAIRSKIQATGREYATVVIGHWLSAISDADRIYTVVDGEIVESGTHRELIDTDSHYASLYESQLETPPST; encoded by the coding sequence ATGAGCGAAAACCAGGTAGGACTAGAGGAAAAGCTCCACGCCCTAGAAGAGGTGATCCGCTATCGACCGAAGTATGCCGCGGTTATTCTCCTGTTGAAGCTGTTCGCTGCACTCTTCGAGGGAATCGGGTTGACGTTTCTCCTCCCGATCATCGAGACGGCACAGACCGACGGCGAACTCACGGGCGAAGGGACGGGTCCGGTTGCCGTCTTCGTTCGCACGTACGCCGTGATCGGCGTTAGCGCAACCCTCGAGACGCTGCTTTTCGGTCTCGCCGTCGTGATGACGATCCGGTACGGGACGAGTTTTCTCCTCGGGTGGATGCAGGCATCGCTCACCACCGGGTACATGGCAGAACTCAGGCGACAGTCCTACGAAGCGCTGCTGTCGGCGGAAGTCTCCCACGTCGATGCCGTCGACGGCGACGAAGTCGTGAACACGATTGTCACGGAGACACAGCGGTCCGCACGCGTTCTCACCGACGTACTCGGTGCAATCGAGAACGTGTTCTTCGCGATCGCCTACGCATCGGTCGCGCTGATACTCTCACCATCGTTGACTCTGGCGACGATCGTCGTGCTCGGAATCGTCGTCTTCCTCACGCGCTACGTGCTCACGCCAGGGTACCGGATCGGAGACGAAATCGCGACGGCCAACGAGGAGATCCAGTCGCTCATCAACGCGGGTGTTCGAGGACGCCGCGAGGTGAAGCTGTTCTCGATGAACGGGGATCTGACCGACCGATACCGACGGTCACACGATCGGCTCGTCGATACCAGGGTCAGACTCGAGCGAAATCGGGTCGCGTTGGGAAAGATCAACCAACTCCTCAACGCGTTCGTGGTATTCGTCCTGGTCTATCTCGCGGTTTCGTTCCTCTCGCTTTCACTCGCCGCGCTCGGTGTCTTTCTGTTCGCGATGTTCCGTCTCTCACCGCTGATTAGCCGGCTCAACAATACGCTGTACTCGATCGACGGCTCACTCCCGCATCTCGTTCGAACGCTGACGCTCATCGACTCGCTCGAGCGACACAGCGAGCCCAGAGACGGCGCGCAGGCACCCAGTCCGGTCACGAGCGTCGAGTTCGACGGCGTGAGTTTTCGCTACGGTCACGGAGACGAAAACGCGGACGGAAACGAGGATCGGTCGAGCGGCGTTAGCGACGTCAGCTTGCATCTCGAGCGTGGCGAGACGGTCGCACTCGTCGGTCCGTCGGGAGCCGGAAAGTCGACGATCGTGTCGTTGTTGACCGGCGCGTACGAACCCGACGATGGAGCGCGCTACGCGAACGGTGTGTCGCTCGCTGAAATCGATCGCGGGTCCTGGCAAGAGCGTGTGGCAGTCGTTCCACAGCATCCGTACCTGTTCACCGGAACGCTTCGGTACAACGTCGCGATCGGGAACCCCGAGGCGACCGACGCCGCGATCGAACGGGTCTGTGAGATCAGTCAGGTGTCACCGTTCCTCGAGGATCTGCCGAACGGACTCGACACCTGGCTCGGTGACGACGGGGTTCGGCTTTCCGGTGGTCAACGTCAACGCGTCGCGATCGCACGGGCGCTGCTAACGGGAGCGGACGTCCTGATTCTCGACGAAGCGACGAGTGAACTCGATTCACCGACGGCGGCGGCGATCCGGTCGAAAATCCAAGCGACGGGGCGTGAGTACGCGACAGTCGTCATCGGACACTGGCTGTCGGCTATCAGCGACGCGGACCGGATTTACACCGTCGTTGACGGCGAGATCGTCGAATCGGGAACGCACCGGGAACTGATCGACACCGACTCACACTACGCATCCCTGTACGAATCACAGCTCGAGACGCCGCCCTCGACGTAG
- a CDS encoding lasso RiPP family leader peptide-containing protein has translation MSEESNSTYESPAVTEYGSVESITENDKHGNGDDQYSSATSLTGSIV, from the coding sequence ATGTCCGAAGAATCAAACAGCACGTACGAAAGTCCAGCTGTCACCGAATACGGTTCGGTCGAATCGATCACTGAGAACGACAAGCACGGAAACGGCGACGACCAGTACTCGTCCGCGACGTCGCTGACCGGTTCGATCGTATAG
- a CDS encoding asparagine synthase-related protein, which yields MSAIVGLFDRTDGRVDVETVVPMHDRLSHRGADGGGRWADDCVGLGHQLLATTPEAAFDDQPARDGRLVVTADARLDNRSELLDALPVSKPPATIPDSELLRSAYRRWGERCVEQLVGAFAFAIWDIENRSLFCARDHVGVKPFYYCLTDELFAFATELKGLFPVPGVGAIDETKIGDFLVGSFDDETRSFYESIERLPPAHAMTVGTESGDVDVRRYWDLDPTRTITLESDAAYERRFRELLEDAVRCRLRTDGTVGSDLSGGLDSSSVTVVARDLLDAEIERNGGVSRSLHTFSNVYEDAPSSDERDFIETVIDRFEITPHYIFDGAGALVDYETMWSYFDRPPHNTLHFARWEKTKRASEIGVDVMLGGELGDSAVGYGLGLLPQLLRTGRFRHLHRELSSMGTLVGAPVRHLLVRHALFPLIPDPIRRQYRRLRGRPVLEEASNPTLDPEFVDRIGLRARSRRHATTSTAIRRIDREWQYRSITSGMNAANFETSDLIAGTFGIEPRYPFTDRRLLEFSLAIPPTQRLADGMTRSILRRSVSDLLPAKIRDRPWKTMMNEAFYDALATEDARLRTLVTDPGPLEEYLDVTAMAASLERFEAAPASRDARALWRALSLAAWLENHS from the coding sequence ATGAGTGCGATCGTTGGCCTGTTCGATCGAACGGACGGTCGCGTCGACGTCGAGACGGTCGTACCGATGCACGACCGGCTCTCTCATCGGGGAGCGGACGGCGGCGGACGCTGGGCCGACGACTGCGTCGGGCTCGGACACCAGCTGCTGGCCACGACGCCGGAGGCCGCGTTCGACGACCAGCCAGCTCGGGACGGACGGCTCGTCGTCACTGCCGACGCTCGCCTCGACAACCGCTCTGAGTTACTGGACGCACTTCCCGTTTCGAAGCCTCCGGCAACGATTCCCGATAGCGAATTGCTACGCTCGGCTTACCGACGCTGGGGAGAACGGTGCGTCGAACAACTCGTCGGCGCGTTTGCGTTCGCGATCTGGGATATCGAGAACCGCTCTCTGTTTTGCGCTCGCGATCACGTCGGCGTCAAACCGTTTTACTACTGCCTGACGGACGAGCTGTTCGCTTTCGCAACGGAGCTCAAGGGGTTGTTTCCGGTACCCGGCGTCGGAGCCATCGACGAAACGAAGATCGGCGATTTTCTGGTCGGATCGTTCGACGACGAGACGCGATCGTTCTACGAGTCGATCGAGCGACTTCCCCCCGCTCATGCGATGACCGTTGGAACTGAGTCGGGCGACGTCGACGTTCGCCGGTACTGGGACCTCGACCCCACGCGGACGATCACGCTCGAGTCGGATGCGGCCTACGAGCGGCGATTTCGAGAGCTGCTCGAGGATGCCGTTCGCTGTCGACTTCGAACCGACGGAACCGTCGGCTCCGACCTCAGCGGCGGACTCGACTCCTCGTCGGTTACGGTCGTCGCCAGGGATTTGCTCGATGCCGAGATCGAACGGAACGGAGGTGTATCCCGGTCGCTACACACGTTCTCGAACGTTTATGAAGACGCACCCTCGAGCGACGAGCGTGACTTCATCGAGACGGTGATCGACCGGTTCGAAATCACACCGCACTACATCTTCGACGGTGCGGGTGCACTCGTCGACTATGAGACGATGTGGTCGTATTTCGACCGTCCCCCACACAATACGTTACACTTTGCGCGATGGGAGAAAACCAAACGCGCCAGCGAGATCGGCGTCGACGTGATGCTCGGCGGCGAACTCGGTGACAGCGCGGTCGGATACGGGCTCGGCCTCCTCCCCCAATTGCTACGAACCGGTCGGTTTCGACACCTTCACCGCGAACTCTCCTCGATGGGAACGCTCGTCGGTGCACCGGTGCGCCACCTCCTCGTTCGACACGCCCTGTTCCCTCTGATTCCGGATCCCATTCGGCGTCAGTACCGCCGACTTCGAGGGCGACCAGTACTCGAGGAGGCGTCTAATCCCACGCTCGACCCCGAGTTCGTCGATCGTATCGGTCTGCGGGCTCGATCCAGGCGACACGCAACAACCTCGACCGCGATCAGACGGATCGATCGTGAATGGCAGTATCGGTCCATCACCTCCGGGATGAACGCTGCTAACTTCGAAACGAGCGACCTGATCGCCGGCACGTTCGGAATCGAACCGCGCTACCCGTTTACCGACAGACGGCTACTCGAGTTTTCGCTCGCGATTCCACCCACACAGCGGCTTGCGGACGGGATGACCAGGTCGATCCTTCGACGGTCCGTCTCCGATCTGCTCCCCGCAAAAATCCGCGACCGCCCCTGGAAGACGATGATGAACGAGGCGTTCTACGATGCGCTCGCCACGGAAGACGCCCGGCTTCGAACGCTCGTTACCGATCCAGGACCGCTCGAGGAATACCTAGACGTCACCGCGATGGCGGCTTCCCTGGAACGCTTCGAGGCCGCACCCGCAAGTCGGGACGCCCGCGCGCTCTGGCGAGCCCTCTCGCTTGCGGCGTGGCTCGAGAATCACAGCTGA
- a CDS encoding lasso peptide biosynthesis B2 protein: MGRLSGFLSISAGDKVRVVVAATLLLIVQFGFAFVSFSSLRRVLLGVSTTLSRIVPGIPAPIRIAWAVEATDRNVPGKRTCLMRSLTSETMHRLYHHDIIHRIGVDPSGTDADDLETVTVSRGTFEAHSWIEHEGEILLGDLEDLSRFEPLPPLNGADDR, encoded by the coding sequence ATGGGTCGCTTATCCGGATTCCTGTCGATTTCCGCCGGGGACAAAGTCAGAGTCGTGGTGGCGGCGACGCTCCTCCTGATCGTCCAGTTTGGCTTCGCCTTCGTTTCGTTTTCCTCTCTCAGACGCGTGTTACTCGGTGTGTCAACCACTCTCTCACGGATCGTTCCCGGAATTCCAGCGCCGATTCGCATCGCGTGGGCAGTCGAGGCGACGGACCGAAACGTGCCCGGGAAACGAACCTGCCTGATGCGTTCGCTGACGTCGGAGACGATGCATCGGCTGTACCACCACGATATTATCCACCGCATCGGCGTCGACCCGTCCGGGACCGACGCCGACGATCTCGAGACCGTGACCGTTTCTCGTGGTACGTTCGAGGCTCACAGCTGGATCGAACACGAGGGTGAGATCCTCCTCGGTGATCTCGAGGATCTGTCCCGGTTCGAGCCGTTGCCGCCGTTGAACGGAGCCGATGATCGATGA
- a CDS encoding PqqD family protein: MSEQMLSDSMTVVATDDHLATSIECETVILQLESGTYYGLNEVASHLWDLLQEPRTVAELHDELCTTYDVSAERCRRDVESTLTNLADIDLVELEPERSV; this comes from the coding sequence ATGTCCGAACAGATGCTTTCTGATTCGATGACGGTCGTCGCAACCGACGACCACCTTGCAACGAGCATCGAGTGTGAGACCGTCATTTTGCAACTCGAGTCGGGTACGTACTACGGACTCAACGAGGTCGCATCACACCTCTGGGATCTGCTTCAGGAGCCACGAACCGTCGCGGAACTCCACGACGAACTCTGTACGACGTACGACGTCTCTGCCGAGCGATGTCGCCGGGACGTCGAATCCACGCTGACCAATCTGGCCGATATCGACCTCGTCGAGCTCGAACCGGAACGCAGTGTCTAG
- a CDS encoding metal-dependent hydrolase, with protein sequence MPDLLTHVLVGYIIGTIVVLRCEWAGSPHVTMVMIGALVPDFKKINLLVSDATVSDLLGIPWGWMAIHTVGGSVVIILLGSMLVAPGHRRRVIALLAIGATSHLFLDLLVITWSGEAFPVLWPVTEYRPPSGGLFRSSDRWPALATLTAAAVLWAVRRRAGR encoded by the coding sequence ATGCCTGATCTGCTGACGCACGTACTGGTCGGCTACATCATTGGAACGATCGTCGTTCTCCGGTGTGAATGGGCCGGATCGCCCCACGTGACGATGGTTATGATCGGAGCACTCGTTCCCGATTTCAAGAAGATCAACCTTCTGGTGAGCGACGCAACGGTCTCGGATTTGCTCGGAATTCCGTGGGGATGGATGGCGATCCACACCGTCGGTGGATCGGTCGTGATAATTCTTCTCGGATCGATGCTCGTCGCGCCGGGTCATCGGAGACGGGTAATCGCGCTCCTCGCGATCGGTGCAACGTCCCATCTGTTTCTGGATTTGCTGGTAATCACGTGGTCCGGCGAGGCGTTCCCGGTTCTCTGGCCGGTTACGGAGTATCGGCCGCCGTCGGGTGGTCTCTTTCGGAGTAGCGACCGCTGGCCCGCGCTCGCCACTCTGACGGCAGCCGCGGTACTCTGGGCGGTTCGACGACGAGCAGGACGGTGA
- a CDS encoding DUF1616 domain-containing protein — protein sequence MNDDRSPWQILPRSVRIVPADLTAVLAITVVTNVVVFFPFVRESPLRHLCGLVFLLFVPGYTLVCALFPEASRTAGNLRSDRYLRDERDVPRGAGGIRSRAGIDLVERIALSVGSSLMIVPVLGLLVDVSPWPLGLESIMFSVTGFVVCSGGAAAVRRLQLPPDARFRPRPISWSVIRRSKQDEPETRTDTLLNLLLIASIAFAVGIVTVAVVAPAGGEEFSSLTLLTEDDDGDLVAGDYPSEIQRDDGAPFVTGVTNQEHRTTAYTVVVVEQRAQRTESNGTVVTDQRELERFETELGHGESWYHEHEISPTMTGEVRVVWLLYPGDVPAEPSIENTEYRVHLWLNAPPSD from the coding sequence ATGAACGACGATAGATCTCCGTGGCAGATACTTCCTCGCAGCGTTCGGATCGTTCCTGCTGATCTCACAGCTGTTCTCGCGATAACGGTCGTAACGAACGTCGTCGTTTTCTTTCCGTTCGTCCGAGAATCTCCGCTTCGTCACCTCTGTGGTCTCGTCTTCCTTCTTTTCGTTCCTGGATATACACTCGTTTGCGCGCTGTTTCCAGAGGCGTCCAGGACGGCTGGAAACCTCCGGTCTGATCGATACCTGCGAGACGAGCGGGACGTCCCTCGAGGGGCGGGCGGGATCCGGTCACGGGCTGGAATCGACCTCGTTGAACGCATCGCGCTTTCGGTCGGCAGTAGCCTCATGATCGTTCCCGTGCTCGGATTACTCGTAGACGTCTCTCCGTGGCCACTCGGCCTCGAGTCGATCATGTTCAGCGTCACCGGATTCGTCGTCTGTTCCGGTGGCGCCGCTGCAGTTCGACGCCTGCAACTGCCGCCGGACGCTCGGTTTCGTCCCCGCCCGATCTCCTGGTCGGTAATCCGCCGGAGCAAGCAAGATGAACCCGAGACGAGAACGGATACGCTCCTGAACCTTCTGTTGATCGCCTCGATCGCGTTTGCGGTCGGAATCGTTACCGTTGCCGTCGTTGCACCGGCGGGCGGAGAAGAGTTCTCTTCGCTGACTCTCCTGACGGAAGACGACGACGGTGACCTCGTTGCCGGCGACTATCCGTCCGAGATCCAACGGGATGACGGCGCACCGTTCGTCACCGGTGTTACCAACCAGGAGCACAGAACGACGGCGTACACCGTCGTTGTCGTCGAGCAGCGGGCCCAGCGTACCGAATCGAACGGAACCGTCGTCACAGACCAACGGGAACTCGAGCGCTTCGAAACCGAACTCGGACACGGAGAATCGTGGTACCACGAACACGAGATCAGCCCGACGATGACTGGCGAGGTGCGCGTCGTCTGGTTGCTGTATCCGGGCGACGTGCCGGCCGAGCCCTCCATCGAGAACACCGAGTACCGCGTCCACCTGTGGCTGAATGCGCCCCCTTCTGACTGA
- a CDS encoding DUF58 domain-containing protein — translation MYPRPTLVSSGALSIVLVALAVVIDEPLLLAGAIAVWGWIVAWQVTFAAELERTIDSLSVTRRLERAGVQAGDTVSVELTATLDQPSELRLTIDGGVPTVASAGNSRSATPLSVTLEPGAREATISRPIGWPISGEHDFDDPTVTAMDERFREVVPVDDPVTVTVTPRKGNDTHIGVGGKRIGTALGEHERGRLGSGAVPAEPREYVPGDTAGAIDWKTTARLGTTHVREYETETNHQTTLIVDHRTTLATGPAGSTQFDHVREVALSLAERAVSRGDPIGLVCIDDEGISTLIERTTEGAGYRTLRRRLLDLEVATERGIEAGPTHGDENGNGTPVGTQPNRRLTGDEARQRLADLVSTGSTTQTREDPFVETLAPLYESRASGTDRIAATSLSIGARAVRRAKHRRQRIAIFTDASRPSELRETVSVARERGTEVLVFLASSVLSEDGDVLERESAVERYREFERVRRDLAQMSDVSALEIDPPDRLASVCSAGGPRGDRT, via the coding sequence ATGTATCCACGACCCACACTCGTGTCGAGCGGTGCGCTCTCCATCGTCCTCGTCGCTCTCGCGGTCGTCATCGACGAGCCGCTGTTACTCGCCGGTGCGATTGCAGTCTGGGGGTGGATCGTCGCGTGGCAGGTTACGTTTGCGGCCGAACTCGAGCGAACGATCGATTCGCTGTCAGTCACACGGAGACTCGAGCGGGCGGGAGTTCAGGCCGGAGACACCGTCTCGGTCGAACTCACCGCAACGCTCGACCAGCCGTCCGAACTGCGGCTGACGATAGACGGGGGCGTACCGACTGTCGCGTCCGCCGGCAACAGTCGATCGGCAACGCCGCTCTCGGTAACGCTCGAGCCCGGCGCACGGGAAGCGACGATTTCGCGTCCGATCGGATGGCCGATCTCGGGAGAGCACGACTTCGACGACCCGACCGTCACTGCAATGGACGAGCGGTTTCGGGAGGTCGTTCCGGTGGACGATCCGGTGACGGTAACCGTCACGCCACGGAAGGGCAATGACACCCACATCGGAGTCGGCGGCAAACGGATCGGAACGGCCCTCGGAGAACACGAGCGTGGCCGACTCGGATCGGGAGCGGTGCCGGCGGAACCCCGTGAGTACGTCCCCGGAGACACCGCCGGTGCGATCGACTGGAAAACGACGGCTCGTCTCGGAACGACGCACGTCAGGGAGTACGAAACGGAGACGAATCACCAGACGACGCTGATCGTCGACCACCGAACGACGCTCGCCACCGGACCGGCCGGATCGACACAGTTCGACCACGTTCGCGAGGTGGCACTCTCGCTGGCCGAACGCGCCGTGAGCCGCGGCGACCCGATCGGGCTCGTCTGTATCGACGACGAGGGTATCAGCACGCTCATAGAGCGGACGACCGAAGGAGCCGGGTATCGGACGCTCAGACGACGATTGCTCGACCTCGAGGTCGCCACGGAACGCGGTATCGAAGCCGGGCCGACACACGGGGACGAAAACGGGAACGGTACGCCGGTCGGAACGCAACCGAACCGACGGCTCACTGGCGACGAGGCACGACAGCGCCTCGCGGACCTCGTGAGTACCGGATCGACGACCCAGACGCGCGAAGATCCCTTCGTCGAGACGCTTGCCCCGCTCTACGAATCGCGGGCAAGTGGAACCGACCGAATCGCAGCGACGTCTCTTTCGATCGGCGCAAGAGCAGTCCGGAGAGCAAAACACCGACGCCAGCGGATCGCGATCTTTACGGATGCCTCGCGACCCAGCGAACTCCGGGAGACCGTGTCGGTCGCTCGCGAACGCGGTACCGAGGTGCTGGTCTTTCTCGCATCCAGCGTCCTCTCCGAAGACGGTGACGTCTTAGAACGCGAGTCCGCGGTCGAGCGCTATCGCGAGTTCGAACGCGTCCGCCGTGATCTCGCGCAGATGAGCGACGTGAGCGCGCTGGAAATCGATCCCCCGGATCGACTCGCAAGCGTCTGTTCCGCCGGTGGCCCTCGAGGCGATCGAACGTGA
- a CDS encoding AAA family ATPase — protein sequence MNETNAPRSDRTETEQRATPKRVSETLSEEIGRVLVGNEWIVERLTIALLTRGHVLLEGVPGIAKTTIANLFARTTGLEYSRIQMTPDVLPADVTGTAIYRENRGEFDVHRGPIFANVVVADEINRATPKTQSALLEAMAERQVTIEDDTCPLPTPFLVVATQNPIEMEGVFELPEAQRDRFLFKLEVPLPDRSTERTLVDRFDSLPTLGPEMADPVVTTNEILLAREHVRDVHVAPSVKEYVLDLVRATRTHPNATHGGSPRATLAFVDAAKASAAIAGRGYVIPDDVKRLAEPVLAHRIVLSTDADIGGVEPAAVVADVVDSIEPPGADVIDAESDATTATDEGTRNGENEPHSTS from the coding sequence ATGAACGAAACGAACGCACCGCGATCCGATCGAACCGAGACTGAACAACGAGCAACGCCGAAACGTGTTTCCGAGACCCTCTCCGAAGAAATCGGGCGCGTTCTCGTCGGAAACGAGTGGATCGTCGAACGGCTCACGATCGCCCTGTTGACCCGCGGCCACGTCCTTCTGGAAGGCGTCCCCGGAATCGCCAAGACGACGATCGCGAACCTCTTTGCGCGGACGACGGGTCTCGAGTACAGCCGAATCCAGATGACGCCGGACGTTCTTCCAGCGGACGTCACCGGAACGGCCATCTACCGCGAAAACCGAGGCGAGTTCGACGTTCATCGGGGGCCCATCTTCGCGAACGTGGTGGTTGCCGACGAGATCAACCGCGCGACGCCGAAGACGCAGTCGGCGCTACTCGAGGCGATGGCCGAACGCCAGGTCACGATCGAGGACGATACCTGTCCGTTGCCGACGCCGTTCCTCGTCGTCGCGACGCAGAACCCGATCGAGATGGAGGGTGTCTTCGAACTGCCCGAAGCCCAGCGCGACCGGTTCCTGTTCAAACTCGAGGTTCCGCTGCCCGACCGTTCGACCGAACGCACGCTGGTGGATCGGTTCGATTCGCTTCCCACTCTCGGCCCGGAAATGGCCGATCCAGTCGTCACGACGAACGAGATTTTGCTGGCGCGTGAGCACGTCCGTGACGTCCACGTCGCACCGTCGGTCAAGGAGTACGTCCTCGATCTGGTTCGAGCGACGCGCACGCACCCGAACGCGACTCATGGTGGATCGCCCCGTGCGACGCTCGCGTTCGTCGACGCGGCGAAAGCCTCCGCCGCCATCGCCGGCCGGGGCTACGTTATTCCCGACGACGTCAAGCGGCTCGCGGAACCGGTACTCGCTCATCGGATCGTGTTGAGTACCGATGCTGATATCGGTGGCGTCGAACCGGCGGCGGTCGTCGCGGACGTCGTCGATTCGATCGAGCCACCGGGCGCTGACGTGATCGACGCTGAATCCGACGCCACGACGGCCACCGACGAGGGTACGAGGAACGGTGAGAACGAGCCTCACTCGACGTCGTGA